A part of Amycolatopsis lurida genomic DNA contains:
- a CDS encoding sensor histidine kinase, whose amino-acid sequence MLRILRDRFRARVQASLTRAGLTLPWWGALCASAVSFVFTVVALVQRDALLPPEPIALAGLIVIAPSVIWTITNWIMPWVRMTALIIAASVLLIEPVLPDFAPLLLLVAATEAGSVLRTTWGIAIVTIAGEAVLVAAGIWGGLIGGPVYMVAILLGLSGGLMVRWYTRVLDAERGNRDASRDKALLAERQRIAREVHDVVGHSLSITLLHLTGARHALQQDRDVDEAIEALTEAEQVGRAAMADIRRTVGLLADSPSGSAPLPGVEDIATLVERTRSAGLAVRYTQEGDLGRVGASDGLGLYRIVQESLVNVVKHAPGATAEVRLNAGRSGLKLIVSNTLPATVRRAAEDGSGLAGMAVRAAQLGADLSAGPSGRQWVVQVTVPGAKP is encoded by the coding sequence GTGCTGAGGATCTTGCGGGACCGGTTCCGGGCACGGGTGCAGGCCAGTCTCACCCGTGCCGGGCTGACCCTGCCGTGGTGGGGGGCGTTGTGTGCCAGCGCGGTGAGCTTCGTGTTCACGGTGGTCGCGTTGGTGCAGCGGGACGCGCTGCTACCGCCCGAGCCGATCGCGCTGGCAGGCCTGATCGTGATCGCGCCGTCGGTGATCTGGACGATCACGAACTGGATCATGCCGTGGGTGCGGATGACGGCGCTGATCATCGCCGCCTCGGTGCTGCTCATCGAGCCGGTGCTCCCGGATTTCGCGCCGTTGCTGCTGTTGGTCGCGGCCACCGAAGCGGGCAGTGTCCTGCGGACGACGTGGGGTATCGCCATCGTCACCATCGCGGGCGAGGCCGTTCTGGTCGCGGCGGGGATCTGGGGCGGGCTGATCGGCGGGCCGGTGTACATGGTCGCGATCCTGCTCGGCCTCAGCGGCGGGCTCATGGTCCGCTGGTACACCAGGGTGCTGGACGCCGAACGCGGCAACCGGGACGCCTCCCGCGACAAGGCCCTGCTCGCCGAACGCCAGCGCATCGCGCGTGAGGTGCATGACGTCGTCGGCCATTCGCTCAGCATCACGCTGCTGCACCTGACCGGTGCCCGGCACGCGCTGCAGCAGGACCGCGACGTCGACGAGGCGATCGAAGCGCTCACCGAAGCCGAGCAGGTGGGACGGGCCGCGATGGCCGACATCCGCCGCACGGTCGGCCTGCTCGCCGACTCCCCGTCGGGCAGCGCCCCGCTGCCGGGGGTGGAGGACATCGCGACGCTGGTGGAACGCACTCGCAGCGCCGGGCTGGCGGTGCGCTATACACAGGAAGGCGACCTCGGCCGGGTAGGCGCCTCGGACGGATTGGGCCTCTACCGGATCGTGCAGGAATCATTGGTCAACGTCGTCAAGCATGCCCCCGGAGCGACCGCCGAGGTCCGGCTGAACGCCGGCCGCTCGGGGTTGAAGCTCATCGTCAGCAACACCCTTCCCGCGACCGTCCGGCGCGCGGCGGAGGACGGTTCGGGACTGGCGGGGATGGCCGTCCGCGCGGCCCAGCTCGGCGCCGATCTCAGCGCCGGTCCCAGCGGCAGGCAGTGGGTCGTGCAGGTCACCGTGCCGGGGGCCAAGCCATGA
- a CDS encoding AfsR/SARP family transcriptional regulator: protein MLNDGGNMPDSRLRFELLGPLRAWHGETRLDLGPVRQQAVLAALLLRPDVTVSHYELTDGLWEKPPESNVLPVYVRRLRQCLDTSGQKPRDSVIVSDRGGYRFASGEVRLDVVRLEEIAAVAGAAEESGDLVAAVDTFADALRLFHGEPLTGLPGAFVQGERRRLEERRLLLLRRKLRAQLKLGRFDEVIGELSALVSADPPSEPLAALLMRALYGGGRQAEALEVFTDVRERLIEQLGVEPGEELRQVQEAVLRGDETRLGVAPRREPSRRIRNELPATNGELVGRDRELALLVEDGDPESVSVDAVDGVPGAGKTTLAVRAAHRIRESCPDGALFVDLHGYTEGREPVTPERALRRLLRAVGVEDGAMPDDLDELAASWRAATAQLRLLLVLDNAESAGQVRPLLPSGPGSRVLVTSRRRLSGLDADRRVSLGALGLEAAERLLSRIVGAPRAEGERFAVRALAGLCGRLPLALRIAGARLQNRPMWTFKDLVDRMSDDERRLGELTAEDRSVEVALRLSYDQLRPAEQEAFSVLGLSPTTEFDRLSVAALLDSSPAEAERRLESLVDASLLQEPASGRYRLHDLVAVYARRLAGEMPEDAADAARKRVYRLYLSAARRASEWGVARFPVETGGPFTGQRDASAWLDAAGDLPEVVSQAAEAGLAGLACSVAEGLVDYLARQQRYHECRTALQVALPLAEQAEDGRLVASLRFCLGYAYAMQGQLDRARGWFDDALQAGQASGDRGVEARALGGLAMADLIAGRHDLAIPGTRRVMVLAEEVGDQWLAERSLSALGYLAYLQGEHEEALTHLGRARELSEEIGSPGMLARVLCHCGTVRLETGSFAEAALDFRRSVELAEETTDGLLIATALARLGAAELELGNLDAAFELQRRALTAVTEETIIGMESEIRNRLGRTHLAAGDPVAAREHFEWVLTTIGPDGDPLQRTLALEGLDLTRQSVRRR from the coding sequence ATGCTCAACGATGGGGGGAACATGCCGGACTCGCGACTTCGCTTCGAACTACTCGGTCCGTTGCGGGCCTGGCACGGGGAGACTCGGCTGGACCTGGGGCCGGTCCGGCAGCAGGCCGTGCTGGCCGCGCTGCTGCTGCGCCCGGACGTGACCGTCAGCCACTACGAACTCACCGATGGGCTCTGGGAAAAGCCGCCGGAGTCCAACGTGTTGCCGGTGTACGTCCGGCGGCTGCGGCAATGCCTGGACACCTCGGGCCAGAAACCCCGGGACTCGGTGATCGTGTCCGATCGCGGTGGCTACCGGTTCGCCAGCGGCGAGGTCCGGCTGGACGTGGTACGGCTGGAGGAGATCGCCGCCGTCGCGGGCGCCGCCGAGGAGTCGGGCGACCTCGTCGCCGCGGTGGACACCTTCGCCGACGCCCTCCGGCTTTTCCACGGCGAGCCGTTGACCGGGCTGCCCGGCGCGTTCGTCCAGGGAGAGCGGCGACGGCTGGAGGAACGCAGGCTTCTGTTGCTGCGCCGGAAACTGCGGGCCCAGCTGAAACTCGGGCGGTTCGACGAGGTGATCGGCGAGCTGTCGGCGCTGGTGTCCGCCGATCCGCCGAGCGAGCCGCTGGCCGCGTTGCTGATGCGGGCGCTCTACGGCGGCGGGCGGCAGGCGGAGGCGCTGGAGGTGTTCACCGACGTCCGCGAGCGGCTGATCGAGCAGCTCGGCGTCGAACCGGGTGAGGAACTGCGGCAGGTGCAGGAAGCGGTGCTGCGCGGGGACGAGACGCGGCTCGGTGTCGCGCCGCGCCGCGAGCCGTCCCGCCGGATCCGTAACGAACTGCCCGCCACCAACGGCGAACTCGTCGGCAGGGATCGGGAACTCGCGCTGCTCGTCGAAGACGGCGATCCGGAGTCGGTCTCGGTCGACGCCGTCGACGGTGTTCCCGGAGCGGGGAAGACCACGCTCGCGGTGCGCGCGGCCCACCGGATCCGCGAGTCCTGTCCGGACGGTGCGCTGTTCGTGGATCTCCACGGCTACACCGAAGGCCGCGAGCCGGTGACGCCGGAGCGAGCGCTGCGGCGGTTGCTGCGCGCGGTCGGTGTCGAGGACGGGGCGATGCCGGACGATCTCGACGAGCTGGCCGCGTCATGGCGGGCGGCGACCGCGCAGCTGCGGTTGCTGCTGGTCCTCGACAACGCCGAGTCCGCGGGCCAGGTGCGGCCGCTGTTGCCGTCCGGGCCGGGCAGCCGCGTGCTGGTGACCAGTCGCCGCCGGCTGTCCGGATTGGACGCGGACCGCCGCGTTTCCCTTGGCGCGCTGGGCCTCGAAGCCGCCGAGCGACTGCTCAGCCGCATCGTGGGAGCGCCGAGGGCGGAGGGGGAGCGGTTCGCCGTGCGTGCGCTCGCCGGGCTGTGCGGGCGGCTGCCCCTCGCGCTGCGGATCGCGGGCGCCCGGTTGCAGAACCGTCCGATGTGGACGTTCAAGGACCTGGTCGACCGGATGTCGGACGACGAGCGCAGGCTCGGCGAACTGACGGCCGAGGATCGCAGCGTCGAGGTGGCGCTGCGCCTGTCCTACGACCAGTTGCGACCCGCCGAGCAGGAGGCGTTCAGCGTGCTCGGCCTGTCGCCGACGACGGAGTTCGACCGGCTGTCGGTCGCCGCCCTGCTGGACTCCTCGCCCGCCGAAGCCGAGCGGCGGCTGGAAAGCCTGGTCGACGCGAGTCTCCTGCAGGAGCCCGCGAGCGGTCGCTACCGGTTGCACGACCTGGTGGCGGTCTATGCCCGCCGGCTCGCCGGGGAGATGCCCGAAGACGCCGCCGACGCGGCTCGGAAACGGGTGTACCGGCTCTACCTCAGCGCCGCTCGCCGGGCGAGCGAGTGGGGCGTCGCACGATTCCCGGTGGAGACCGGGGGACCGTTCACCGGGCAGCGTGACGCTTCCGCCTGGCTCGACGCGGCCGGCGACTTGCCCGAGGTGGTGTCGCAGGCGGCCGAAGCCGGGCTGGCCGGACTCGCGTGCTCGGTCGCCGAGGGGCTGGTCGACTATCTCGCGCGCCAGCAGCGGTACCACGAATGCCGGACGGCGTTGCAGGTCGCGCTGCCGCTGGCCGAACAGGCCGAAGACGGACGCCTGGTCGCGTCGCTGCGGTTCTGCCTTGGCTACGCCTATGCCATGCAAGGTCAACTCGACCGGGCGCGCGGCTGGTTCGACGACGCGCTCCAGGCGGGCCAGGCATCCGGAGACCGCGGGGTGGAGGCGCGGGCACTGGGCGGGCTTGCCATGGCGGACCTGATCGCCGGCAGGCACGATCTCGCGATCCCCGGCACGCGGCGGGTGATGGTCCTGGCCGAGGAGGTGGGGGATCAATGGCTCGCCGAACGGTCACTGTCCGCACTCGGCTATCTCGCTTACCTGCAGGGCGAGCACGAGGAAGCACTCACCCACCTCGGCCGGGCTCGTGAGCTGAGCGAGGAGATCGGCAGCCCGGGGATGCTGGCCAGGGTGCTGTGCCACTGTGGCACGGTCCGGCTGGAGACCGGCAGTTTCGCCGAAGCGGCGTTGGATTTCCGGCGCTCCGTCGAACTCGCCGAGGAGACCACGGACGGCCTGCTGATCGCGACCGCTCTCGCCCGCCTGGGCGCCGCGGAACTGGAGCTGGGGAACCTCGACGCGGCGTTCGAGCTCCAGCGGCGGGCGCTGACGGCGGTCACCGAGGAGACGATCATCGGGATGGAGTCCGAGATCCGCAACCGGCTCGGCCGTACCCATCTCGCCGCGGGCGATCCGGTGGCGGCAAGGGAACACTTCGAGTGGGTGCTCACCACCATCGGCCCCGACGGTGATCCTCTCCAGCGCACTCTCGCGCTGGAAGGTCTGGACCTCACCAGACAGTCGGTACGCCGGCGTTGA
- a CDS encoding MmcQ/YjbR family DNA-binding protein: MKPAALRKICLGFPGAREEFPFGEDNSVFKVAGKVFALSPLKAKPLRISLKCEPDLAVRLRAEHPAIIPGYHLNKRHWNTVELDGSLTDAFVREMIEDSYDLVVAGLPKREQEKLDWVALSQE, translated from the coding sequence ATGAAACCTGCTGCTCTCCGGAAGATCTGCCTCGGCTTCCCCGGTGCCCGCGAGGAGTTCCCGTTCGGGGAGGACAACAGCGTGTTCAAGGTTGCGGGCAAGGTGTTCGCGCTCAGCCCGCTCAAGGCGAAGCCGCTGCGGATCAGCCTCAAATGCGAGCCCGACCTGGCCGTCCGGTTGCGCGCCGAGCATCCGGCGATCATTCCCGGCTACCACCTGAACAAAAGACACTGGAACACCGTCGAACTGGACGGCTCGCTGACCGACGCCTTCGTCCGGGAGATGATCGAAGACTCCTACGACCTGGTCGTCGCGGGCCTGCCGAAACGGGAACAGGAGAAGTTGGACTGGGTCGCGCTCAGCCAGGAGTGA
- a CDS encoding TetR/AcrR family transcriptional regulator: protein MTEERGATMTRRRADTRRRLIDAAYEAFSERGIRDTPVELICERAGFTRGAFYSNFSSKEDLFLALFQEENTLRLERFREATESVLGSATVGEHEDLSPTLGRIAELFMVALNADKDWYLLCAEFRTQGLRQPEIRDRIGAAFRHFHTELGAILVGTLDRLGRRLTISADDAVLVLVALYEQGLQNYLLDDSELPADGRFVSELIPKVMASLIVPAS, encoded by the coding sequence ATGACCGAGGAGCGGGGCGCCACCATGACCAGGCGCCGGGCGGACACCCGCCGACGGCTGATCGACGCGGCGTACGAGGCCTTCTCGGAACGCGGCATCCGGGACACCCCGGTCGAGCTGATCTGCGAGCGCGCCGGGTTCACCCGCGGCGCCTTCTACTCGAACTTCAGCTCGAAGGAAGACCTCTTCCTCGCCCTGTTCCAGGAGGAGAACACCCTCCGGCTCGAACGGTTCCGCGAGGCCACGGAGAGCGTGCTCGGCTCGGCCACCGTCGGCGAGCACGAAGACCTCTCCCCCACGCTCGGACGGATCGCCGAACTGTTCATGGTCGCGCTCAACGCGGACAAGGACTGGTACCTGCTGTGCGCGGAATTCCGCACGCAGGGCCTGCGGCAGCCGGAGATCCGCGACCGGATCGGCGCCGCGTTCCGGCATTTCCACACCGAACTGGGCGCGATCCTGGTCGGCACGCTCGACCGGCTCGGCAGGCGGTTGACGATCTCCGCGGACGACGCGGTACTCGTCCTGGTCGCGCTGTACGAGCAGGGACTGCAGAACTACCTGCTGGACGACAGCGAACTCCCCGCCGACGGCCGGTTCGTCAGTGAGCTGATCCCGAAGGTGATGGCCTCGCTCATCGTCCCGGCGAGCTGA
- a CDS encoding YhgE/Pip domain-containing protein has translation MSRFFTGSARATAFGPLTWKTWLGIVLVPVIVALGLAWAFWSPDGDHGAAKAAVVNNDEPVTVNGQVIPLGRELAGNLVHGEDSAYTWVLTDAEDAKEGISDGTYSAVVTIPPDFSAQATSTTGKPLDAKQAIMRVETSQRTGLVDPVASREVANATLTALNRQIVETYVDNLYVGFSSIHQQLVTAADGGDQLVVGLRQLSDGTGKLAAGAGELAGGAGKLSGAAGQLADGARKLANGTGQLATGSGQLSSGLTKAEKDTAQLPRLTRELADGAQQVANGNKQLADKISPLADKVVRIIDALPTAGDSARKFAELARKCDQDTRFCADLKAASEKLTADAVILDGKRAEIRDAVVRTKKAVQDLSAGSQKVADGNKQLADRSTELAGGIGTAADGARKLDAGVKAADSGARQLADGSGQLAGGATTLSTGAGELATGARTAADGAERAESGASELAKGLNDGLGKVPDYTQAERDHLKQVAATPAIADTAGSGTFGEGAVALILVLALWVCALATYQVIQAVPPSVLTTREPSWRIILAAAVPGATLAVLTALILTGVFWVFLGLSFGKAVALLVLLVLAAGTFTVVNQALVAIFKRPGRFAALAILVLTVGASLVSTVPGFFGTALGILPTNGALVALRSLLTGSDGLTSGIVQLVVWLGIGTLAMILVTDRRRSLPGRELRLA, from the coding sequence ATGTCCCGCTTCTTCACCGGCTCCGCCCGTGCGACCGCCTTCGGCCCGCTGACCTGGAAGACCTGGCTCGGGATCGTGCTCGTCCCGGTGATCGTCGCACTCGGTCTGGCGTGGGCGTTCTGGTCGCCCGACGGCGACCACGGCGCGGCCAAGGCCGCCGTGGTCAACAACGACGAGCCGGTGACGGTGAACGGCCAGGTGATCCCGCTCGGCCGGGAACTGGCCGGAAATCTCGTGCACGGCGAGGATTCCGCGTACACCTGGGTGCTCACCGACGCCGAGGACGCGAAGGAAGGCATCTCCGACGGGACGTATTCGGCGGTCGTCACCATCCCGCCGGACTTCTCCGCGCAGGCCACGTCGACGACCGGGAAGCCACTCGACGCGAAGCAGGCGATCATGCGCGTCGAGACATCACAGCGCACCGGCCTCGTCGACCCGGTGGCGAGCCGGGAAGTCGCGAACGCGACGCTCACCGCGCTGAACCGCCAGATCGTCGAGACCTATGTGGACAATCTGTACGTCGGATTCTCTTCGATCCATCAGCAATTGGTGACCGCGGCCGACGGCGGTGACCAGCTCGTCGTCGGGCTGCGCCAGTTGTCCGACGGAACCGGGAAACTGGCCGCGGGAGCGGGAGAACTCGCCGGTGGGGCGGGAAAGCTCAGCGGCGCGGCCGGTCAGCTGGCGGACGGCGCGCGCAAGCTCGCGAACGGGACCGGGCAGCTCGCAACCGGATCCGGCCAGTTGTCGTCGGGGCTGACCAAGGCGGAGAAGGACACCGCGCAACTACCTCGGTTGACCAGGGAACTCGCCGACGGGGCGCAGCAGGTGGCGAACGGCAACAAGCAGCTGGCCGACAAGATCTCGCCACTGGCGGACAAGGTCGTGCGGATCATCGACGCGCTGCCCACGGCGGGCGATTCGGCACGGAAGTTCGCCGAGCTGGCGCGGAAATGCGATCAGGACACCAGGTTCTGCGCCGATCTGAAGGCCGCTTCGGAAAAGCTCACGGCCGATGCCGTGATCCTCGACGGCAAACGCGCCGAGATCCGCGACGCCGTCGTGCGGACGAAGAAGGCGGTGCAGGATCTTTCGGCGGGCTCCCAGAAGGTCGCCGACGGGAACAAGCAGCTCGCGGACAGGTCCACGGAACTCGCGGGCGGCATCGGCACGGCGGCCGACGGCGCGCGGAAACTCGACGCCGGGGTCAAGGCCGCCGACTCCGGGGCCCGGCAGCTTGCCGACGGTTCCGGTCAGCTCGCCGGGGGCGCGACCACCCTGTCCACCGGCGCGGGGGAACTCGCCACCGGCGCCCGCACCGCCGCCGACGGCGCGGAGCGCGCCGAATCCGGCGCTTCGGAGCTGGCCAAGGGCCTCAACGACGGCCTGGGCAAGGTGCCCGACTACACCCAGGCCGAACGCGATCACCTCAAACAGGTCGCCGCCACCCCCGCGATCGCCGACACGGCGGGTTCGGGCACGTTCGGCGAAGGCGCGGTGGCGCTGATCCTCGTGCTGGCGCTGTGGGTGTGCGCGCTGGCGACGTACCAGGTGATCCAGGCGGTGCCGCCGAGCGTGCTCACCACCCGCGAACCGAGCTGGCGGATCATCCTCGCCGCGGCCGTCCCCGGTGCGACGCTGGCGGTGCTGACCGCCTTGATCCTGACCGGGGTGTTCTGGGTGTTCCTCGGCCTGAGCTTCGGAAAGGCCGTCGCCCTGCTGGTGCTTCTCGTCCTCGCGGCGGGGACGTTCACCGTGGTGAACCAAGCACTGGTGGCGATCTTCAAACGGCCTGGCCGCTTCGCCGCCCTCGCGATTCTCGTGCTCACTGTCGGCGCTTCGCTGGTTTCGACCGTGCCCGGCTTCTTCGGGACCGCGCTGGGGATCCTGCCGACCAACGGCGCGCTGGTCGCGTTGCGCTCGCTGCTGACGGGGTCGGACGGCCTGACGTCGGGGATCGTGCAGTTGGTGGTGTGGCTCGGAATCGGGACGCTGGCGATGATCCTGGTGACGGACCGGCGGCGTTCCTTGCCGGGCAGGGAACTTCGGCTGGCGTAG
- a CDS encoding heavy-metal-associated domain-containing protein, whose translation MSEKTYTVTGMTCGHCATSVTEEVSKIDGVTDVRVDLPTGAVTVIGSREPAVADVRAAVEEAGYHLTA comes from the coding sequence ATGAGCGAGAAGACCTACACCGTCACCGGGATGACCTGCGGCCACTGCGCGACTTCGGTCACCGAAGAGGTCTCCAAGATCGACGGCGTCACCGACGTCCGGGTCGATCTGCCGACCGGTGCCGTGACCGTCATCGGTTCCCGTGAACCCGCGGTGGCCGACGTCCGCGCCGCCGTCGAAGAAGCCGGATATCACCTGACCGCCTGA
- a CDS encoding MMPL family transporter — MSSFLYRLGRLAARGRVLVTALWLVMLCVAGGAALLFGQGTDDTFAIPGSESQEALDHLGRVFPQVSGTSAQLVVLVPEGQRADSAVVRDSVSAVVPELTGAPQIATVVDPFDPNVHDAVSKDGRAALVTVQLDVGLADIQPSTRTALAGIAQDLESRIGHGTEVLTGGDAFSDKVPKLSPTEGIGLVIALVVLLMVFGSFIAAGMPLLTAILGVGVSVALVYAATSVATVSSTAPMLAVMLGLAVGIDYALFLLSRHRDQLAEGLEVEESIARATATAGSAVIFAGLTVVIALLGLFVAGIPFLTTMGVAAAGGVAVAVIVAITLIPALLAFAGERLRPKKPKKSKRKKKTRFSLRWVRLATKSPWVTIALIVGVLAVASAPALDLRLALPDNGTDEDGTPARIAYDAVAEHFGPGFNGPLVVTADILSTTDPIGITNGIADDIRKVPGVAVVPLATPNPKGDTAIIQVVPTTGAYDEATDDLVERLRAMEGQFQERYGVRTAVTGFTAVGIDVSTQLGDALLPFGILVVGLSLVLLAMVFRSILVPLKATFGYLLSIGAAFGATSFVFGQGHLAEALGVTRTGSVISFLPIILMGVLFGLAMDYEVFLVSRIREDYVHHGDAHKAIETGFVSASRVVTAAAVIMLGVFAAFVPDGSATIKPIAFSLAVGVFVDAFLVRMTLVPAILALLGPRAWGLPPWLDRKLPVFDAEGDGLVHELRLADWPAPGSAEVISAAGLRVDDDRGRTVFRDIELHLRPGEILAVHGSGPAGKSALLYALAGRVPHVRGDLKVLGRVLPQHAHAVRRNVAFVACKETDDPAGEVRRAIEDGVGLVFVDDLDTVVATAQRAGLRSAFASRATTFAVSCQSLAIVRDLLPTTAVAGLAMAPAPVPAEVR; from the coding sequence GTGTCGTCATTCCTCTATCGCCTCGGCAGGCTGGCCGCTCGCGGGCGCGTGCTGGTCACCGCGTTGTGGCTGGTCATGCTGTGTGTCGCGGGCGGCGCGGCGCTGCTGTTCGGCCAGGGGACCGACGACACGTTCGCGATCCCGGGCTCGGAGTCCCAAGAGGCGCTCGACCACCTCGGGCGGGTCTTCCCTCAGGTGAGCGGGACTTCGGCGCAGTTGGTCGTCCTCGTTCCCGAAGGGCAGCGGGCCGATTCCGCCGTCGTGCGCGACTCCGTCTCCGCCGTGGTGCCGGAGCTGACCGGGGCACCGCAGATCGCGACGGTCGTGGATCCCTTCGACCCGAACGTGCACGACGCGGTGTCGAAGGACGGTCGCGCCGCGCTGGTCACCGTGCAGCTCGACGTCGGGCTCGCCGACATCCAGCCGTCGACGAGGACCGCGCTCGCCGGGATCGCGCAGGACCTCGAGAGCCGGATCGGCCACGGCACCGAGGTGCTCACCGGAGGTGACGCGTTCTCGGACAAGGTGCCGAAGCTCAGTCCCACCGAGGGCATCGGCCTCGTCATCGCGCTCGTGGTGCTGCTGATGGTGTTCGGTTCGTTCATCGCGGCCGGAATGCCTTTGCTGACGGCGATCCTCGGCGTCGGGGTCTCGGTGGCGCTGGTCTACGCGGCGACCTCGGTGGCGACCGTGTCCTCCACGGCGCCGATGCTCGCGGTCATGCTCGGGCTCGCCGTCGGCATCGACTACGCGCTCTTCCTGCTTTCCCGGCACCGGGATCAGCTCGCCGAAGGGCTCGAGGTCGAGGAGTCCATCGCGAGGGCGACCGCCACCGCGGGATCCGCGGTCATCTTCGCCGGGCTCACCGTGGTGATCGCCCTGCTGGGCCTGTTCGTCGCGGGGATCCCGTTCCTGACCACGATGGGCGTCGCGGCGGCGGGCGGTGTCGCCGTCGCGGTGATCGTGGCCATCACGCTCATCCCCGCGCTGCTGGCGTTCGCCGGCGAGCGGCTGCGGCCCAAGAAACCGAAGAAGAGCAAGCGTAAGAAGAAGACGCGCTTCAGCCTCCGCTGGGTCCGGCTCGCCACGAAATCGCCGTGGGTCACGATCGCGCTGATCGTCGGGGTGCTCGCGGTGGCGTCGGCGCCCGCGCTGGATCTCCGCCTCGCCTTGCCGGACAACGGAACCGACGAGGACGGCACGCCTGCCCGCATCGCCTACGACGCCGTCGCCGAACATTTCGGGCCCGGCTTCAACGGCCCGCTGGTGGTCACCGCGGACATCCTGTCGACCACCGACCCGATCGGGATCACCAACGGCATCGCCGACGACATCCGGAAGGTGCCCGGCGTCGCCGTCGTCCCGCTCGCCACGCCGAACCCCAAGGGTGACACCGCGATCATCCAGGTCGTGCCGACGACCGGCGCCTACGACGAGGCGACCGACGACCTCGTCGAACGGCTGCGCGCGATGGAAGGGCAGTTCCAGGAGCGGTACGGCGTGCGGACCGCGGTCACCGGGTTCACCGCCGTCGGCATCGACGTGTCCACACAGCTCGGCGACGCGCTGCTGCCCTTCGGCATCCTGGTCGTCGGGCTTTCGCTGGTGCTGCTGGCGATGGTGTTCCGCTCGATCCTCGTCCCGCTCAAAGCCACCTTCGGGTATCTGCTGTCGATCGGTGCCGCGTTCGGCGCCACGTCGTTCGTGTTCGGGCAAGGACATCTGGCCGAGGCGTTGGGGGTGACCCGAACCGGCAGCGTGATCAGCTTCCTGCCGATCATTCTCATGGGTGTCCTTTTCGGACTCGCCATGGACTACGAAGTGTTCCTGGTGTCCCGGATCCGGGAGGACTACGTCCACCACGGCGACGCGCACAAGGCGATCGAGACGGGTTTCGTGTCCGCGTCGAGGGTCGTGACCGCGGCGGCGGTGATCATGCTGGGCGTGTTCGCCGCGTTCGTGCCCGACGGCAGCGCCACGATCAAACCGATCGCGTTCAGTCTCGCCGTCGGCGTGTTCGTGGACGCCTTCCTCGTGCGGATGACCCTCGTCCCGGCGATCCTCGCGCTGCTGGGCCCGCGCGCCTGGGGCCTGCCGCCCTGGCTGGACCGCAAGCTCCCGGTGTTCGACGCCGAGGGCGACGGTCTCGTCCACGAACTCCGGCTCGCCGACTGGCCCGCGCCCGGCTCGGCGGAAGTGATCAGCGCCGCCGGGCTCCGCGTCGACGACGACCGCGGGCGCACCGTCTTCCGTGACATCGAGCTGCACCTGCGCCCGGGGGAGATCCTTGCCGTGCACGGTTCCGGTCCGGCGGGCAAAAGTGCCCTGCTCTACGCGCTGGCCGGCCGGGTCCCGCACGTGCGCGGCGACTTGAAGGTCCTCGGCCGGGTGCTGCCACAGCACGCGCACGCGGTCCGCCGGAACGTCGCCTTCGTCGCCTGCAAGGAGACCGACGACCCGGCCGGGGAGGTCCGCCGCGCGATCGAGGACGGCGTCGGACTCGTGTTCGTCGACGACCTGGACACCGTCGTCGCCACCGCGCAGCGTGCCGGGTTGAGATCGGCGTTCGCGAGCAGGGCCACGACGTTCGCCGTGTCCTGCCAGAGTCTCGCGATCGTGCGGGATCTGCTGCCCACCACCGCCGTCGCGGGCCTCGCCATGGCGCCCGCCCCCGTCCCCGCCGAGGTCCGCTGA
- a CDS encoding response regulator, translating to MIAAEIPVLLVDDQELVRSGLRRILRRRDGFVIAGECGDGSEVPAALAAHEVDVIVMDLRMKNVGGVEATRRLRRSGGHPPVLALTTFDDDNLLADALRAGAAGYVLKDSPAEDLIRAVRAVAAGDAWLDPGVTGRVLAAYRQAAGNGSGGRSPELLTPREQDVLRAIGRGLTNAEIAASLVISEVTVKSHIGRIFTKLQLRDRAAAIVYAFDHGIVVPG from the coding sequence ATGATCGCCGCCGAGATCCCGGTGCTGCTGGTCGACGACCAGGAGCTGGTCCGGTCCGGGCTGCGGCGCATCCTGCGGCGCCGCGACGGGTTCGTCATCGCGGGGGAATGCGGTGACGGTTCGGAAGTGCCGGCGGCGCTGGCCGCGCACGAGGTCGACGTCATCGTGATGGACCTGCGGATGAAGAACGTCGGCGGGGTCGAGGCGACCAGGCGGCTGCGGCGGTCCGGTGGGCATCCGCCGGTGCTCGCGCTGACCACCTTCGACGACGACAACCTCTTGGCCGACGCGCTGCGTGCGGGCGCGGCCGGGTACGTCCTCAAGGATTCCCCGGCCGAGGACCTGATCCGGGCCGTGCGGGCGGTCGCCGCGGGCGACGCGTGGCTCGACCCCGGCGTCACCGGGCGGGTGCTCGCCGCGTACCGGCAGGCCGCCGGGAACGGCAGCGGCGGACGCTCGCCGGAACTGCTGACCCCGAGGGAACAGGATGTGCTCAGGGCGATCGGCCGCGGGCTGACCAACGCGGAGATCGCCGCGTCCCTCGTCATTTCGGAGGTGACCGTGAAAAGCCATATCGGCCGGATCTTCACCAAACTCCAGTTGCGGGACCGGGCGGCGGCGATCGTGTACGCGTTCGACCACGGGATCGTGGTGCCGGGCTGA